One window from the genome of Sebastes umbrosus isolate fSebUmb1 chromosome 12, fSebUmb1.pri, whole genome shotgun sequence encodes:
- the LOC119498625 gene encoding DNA repair protein RAD50-like: MRKESVRHLQLVQDLQHQLMDARTQTKREIKEKGTLDSLIRALQVDLDDITKKNNTQKRELETETAEVARLQHLDKVNQAEIEDLRKAYNAKHHAAQHDKKKVVRLDQLTQTMQRKTENIDKTLTDQLALLESQIGARKTENENLWEQVKELQKTKKITADENRSLIAKVGHLESLKQEETERLLAVVCDLQHQLRKGQELIRDKNEEIQKLTKELNQALHDLQKKEASLSEQNRSAFDELARLESLTAKENEDKRKLKTTVQYLQNQVQVDNEHMYRMDNHITIQTRQIGIYKEQLEEYHTLTTDLKQSVCELKRQQKVRQGVEIVAGVEQQRDENFSETTPGDQSDETFFGATVEIQSTETFFYATSEDQSEETFYDTASEDQSKESFYDTAPENQSEESFYDTASENQSDDTFNDATSEDQSDETFNDAKSGDQRDESLPESPASGSRTRSFLRRRAKLVLIVGLPLAMATAGIDVALDLFGINF; encoded by the coding sequence ATGAGGAAGGAAAGTGTCAGGCACCTGCAACTTGTGCAAGATCTGCAACACCAACTGATGGATGCAAGGACGCAAACGAAAAGGGAGATAAAGGAAAAGGGGACGCTGGATTCCTTAATAAGGGCACTTCAGGTGGACTTAGATGAcatcacaaagaaaaataacaccCAGAAAAGAGAGCTGGAGACAGAGACTGCTGAGGTGGCCAGACTTCAACATCTGGACAAGGTAAACCAAGCAGAGATTGAAGACCTGAGGAAAGCATATAACGCCAAGCATCATGCAGCTCAGCATGACAAAAAGAAGGTGGTCAGACTTGATCAACTGACCCAGACGATGCAGAGGAAGACCGAAAACATCGATAAGACCTTGACTGATCAATTGGCCCTGCTTGAATCTCAGATAGGCgcaagaaagacagagaatgaGAATTTGTGGGAACAAGTTAAAGAACTGCAGAAAACCAAGAAAATCACAGCTGATGAGAACCGGAGCCTTATTGCGAAGGTGGGCCACCTTGAATCACTGAAACAAGAAGAGACTGAACGTTTGTTGGCAGTAGTCTGTGATCTTCAGCACCAGTTAAGAAAAGGTCAGGAACTCATCAGGGATAAAAATGAGGAAATACAGAAGCTGACAAAAGAGCTGAATCAAGCACTGCATGATCTTCAGAAAAAGGAAGCCTCTCTGAGTGAGCAGAACAGGAGCGCCTTCGATGAGCTGGCTCGACTTGAGTCTCTGACAGCAAAAGAAAATGAGGACAAGAGAAAGCTGAAGACAACTGTTCAGTATCTCCAGAACCAAGTGCAGGTGGATAATGAACACATGTACCGAATGGACAATCACATAACAATCCAAACCAGGCAAATTGGTATTTATAAGGAACAGTTAGAAGAATATCACACCCTAACAACCGATTTGAAGCAATCAGTCTGTGAACTTAAACGCCAGCAAAAGGTGAGGCAGGGGGTGGAGATAGTAGCTGGCGttgagcagcagagagatgagaACTTCTCTGAGACGACACCTGGGGatcagagcgatgagaccttctTTGGCGCTACAGTTGAGATTCAGAGCACTGAAACCTTCTTTTACGCTACATCTGAGGATCAGAGCGAGGAGACCTTCTATGACACTGCATCTGAGGATCAGAGCAAGGAGAGCTTCTATGACACTGCACCTGAGAATCAGAGCGAGGAGAGCTTCTATGACACTGCATCTGAGAATCAGAGCGATGATACCTTCAATGACGCTACATCTGAGGatcagagcgatgagaccttcaATGACGCTAAATCTGGGGATCAGAGGGATGAGAGCCTCCCAGAGTCTCCAGCTTCTGGGTCTCGGACCAGAAGTTTCTTGCGCCGCCGTGCTAAACTTGTACTGATTGTAGGTCTTCCTCTTGCCATGGCCACTGCAGGTATAGACGTAGCTCTAGACCTCTTTGGCATTAACTTCTAA